In Puntigrus tetrazona isolate hp1 unplaced genomic scaffold, ASM1883169v1 S000000586, whole genome shotgun sequence, a single window of DNA contains:
- the si:ch1073-228j22.2 gene encoding SPRY domain-containing SOCS box protein 2, with protein MGLTLCCLLKDAGLKTHRKSRSAFCPFSVAPPIRLAVLLDTPPVTPGNPRSQWSSTYLSPNLRVCPSGGRVSRARVEQSSDAVRCAVGTATGLHIWEVLWKKQQRGSHALLGVSTHKCALQASGYKALIGGDSGSWGWELSTNQLWHGGTEAGRYPGGGAGGMLSVPDCVLLVLDADAGTLGYVVDGCYLGVAFQNLPKGAELFPAVSCVWGGAQICIRYLSGTTRDPPALEALSRLSVRRALGGTGPRTLSFPPAVQRLLLDTHTHTHTHRRVWSVNQNHLRKRII; from the exons ATGGGTCTCACACTGTGCTGCCTGCTGAAGGATGCTGGTCTGAAAACACACCGGAAATCCCGATCGGCATTCTGTCCGTTTTCTGTCGCCCCGCCCATTCGCCTAGCGGTGCTTTTAGACACGCCCCCCGTCACCCCTGGAAACCCACGGTCGCAGTGGAGCTCCACCTACCTGTCGCCCAATCTGAGGGTGTGTCCGTCGGGTGGGCGTGTCTCTCGCGCCCGTGTGGAGCAGAGCAGCGATGCGGTTCGCTGTGCGGTTGGCACGGCAACCGGACTCCATATATGGGAGGTGCTGTGGAAGAAGCAGCAGAGAGGAAGCCACGCCCTACTGGGTGTGTCCACGCACAAGTGCGCCCTTCAGGCCTCGGGCTACAAGGCGTTGATAGGCGGAGACTCGGGTTCCTGGGGCTGGGAGCTCTCGACCAATCAGCTCTGGCACGGTGGGACGGAAGCGGGGCGGTACCCGGGGGGCGGAGCCGGGGGAATGTTAAGCGTTCCAGACTGTGTGTTATTAGTGCTGGACGCAGACGCGGGGACGCTGGGATACGTAGTGGACGGCTGCTATCTGGGCGTGGCCTTCCAGAACCTCCCCAAAGGGGCGGAGCTCTTCCCTGCGGTGAGCTGTGTTTGGGGCGGAGCTCAGATCTGCATACGCTACCTGAGTGGCACGACAC gaGACCCACCTGCTCTGGAGGCCCTGAGCCGGCTCTCAGTGCGGCGGGCCCTCGGAGGGACCGGGCCCCGGACGCTGTCCTTCCCGCCTGCCGTCCAGCGCCTCctgctggacacacacacacacacacacacacaccgccgtGTCTGGAGCGTGAATCAGAATCACTTACGTAAAAGAATCATCTAA